GTTTTGCGCTGTCTTCTTCTGTTATAATCTCAAAAAGCGATATGACCTTGTTGTCTTTTTTATACCTTCCTACAAATCGCACATTGTTCTTCTCAAGTCTTGCAACTGCTGGGAAAAGGTTTTGACTTATAAGAGCGCATGAGCCAAGGACAGGAGCTATTTCCTCTACTATCATGGCATCGGGGAATACCCGTCCAACACCTGTTACTTCCATATGGGTGTTGTCTCCCACTATAGTAAAGGTTGCCTCACCTGCAGCTCCGCCTATTATAAGATGGGCGGATTGATATCCTGCTCTTTTTCTACCCTGATTATATTCTTTTATTGTGTAATACAATTCTTCTGCACATAGGATTGCATCTTCGTGGTTATCCGGGAAAAGAATCAGCATTCTCTCGCCAGAAAAACCTCTTATAAGCCCCCTGTGTCTGTGTACAACGGGTATCAAATGCCGTATATATGAGTTGAGAAAAGACTGCATATCCTCGGGCTCTATTTCTTCTGACGCTCCTACAATAGGAATAAGGCTTACACTCAATACAGCTATGTCTTTTTTTTCGTATTCGTTTCCCTCTAGCTCTTCCGGCTTCTCTACGCCAAGGAGTTTTAATAGCTCAAAGGGAACAAATGCCCTGTAAACCCTGGCAAGGTTTTCTGTTCTTTCTGCATTCTCTTTTATACTGATATACATTGAGGAGTATCTTCTTGCCTGTATAAGTGCCTGGAAAAGAAGGAATATGGCAAGCGTGTATTGAGATATAAAACCCGTACCTATTCCAAGACCATTGAATAGGCTGTCATTGATGACTCCCAAGGCAAGTATCGCAAAGGCTACAGTAAAAAGCAGGCTTGATTCTCTTTTGTTTTTGAGTGCTCTGCCTAGCCATATGAGCAGTATTAGTGCTGTAAATGCCAGATATACAAGATATATAAAATGATAATAAGCAAGTGATTTTACAGGCAAAACAATTGTCAGAAGTATTGAGAGGGTATTTACTCCGTATGTTAACTTTGAAAAAGTGCGGTATTCTTCTGATGGGAATAAAAAGTGGAAGAATACGACAATGCTTCCGGCTGCAAGGTATACTGCTGCTATTTCTATCTTTATAAGTATAGCTATGCTGACATAGGGCAGGAGCATATGTAATACTCTGCTTTCTGTAAGTCCAGCTCTTAATCCTATGGCAAATGAGAACAAGGCAAAGAATAGAAAACCATAGTCTCTAGCTTCTTTTCTTGCAGAAAAAAGAATGAGATGATAAAGTGCTATGACCATTATTGAGGCCATTACCAATGTGTCCAGAACGAGGTTGATTATATGCTTTCTGGATATGGTAGAAAGATATCCTATGTGTGGAAGAGTTCTTATCCCTCCAGAGAAATCCGTCTTATTGGCTATCTGTACTATAAGATAGAATTCTTTTGCAGGAGGATAGAAGCCTCCCATTGTTGTTTGCATGCTTTCTCTCAGCATGGTGAGATTATTGGATATATGTCCTATTTCTAATATTGTGTGGCCTCCTGCTATTATACGGACAGCTGATGATGCGTTTTTTATACGTATTGCAAGTGGCTTCGATACGGGGAAGGTTTGCAGTTTTATCTTGAATACATAGCTTGCAACGCCTTGTGCTGGGAAGGGGTTGCCTGTATCCGGGTTGGTGTAGTGTACCCACATGTCCGGTTTTATTCCTGAGAGGGTGGGGGTGACTCCATCTGTTGACTCAAGCAGTTTTCCCCAATAGAAGTCGCATACAGGATAAAGGTCTGTGCCTTTTATCAATTCTTGTGGGGATATGTATATGTCTTGTGCATGTATGGGTATTAATAATATGAGCCATAGGATATAGGCAAGAAGGCTTTTTTTATGATTCATTCTTTTATCATTATTCTCCAAAATCTCTAATTTCGCAATAAAAAATTGATTAAAATTTTTTTCTGATACTTGGCTGTTTCTCTATGTTTAACAGAAATAAAGGTTATTGTGCTTTTGTTTTTTGTGTGTTTTTTTAGCTTTAGTTTTTTTCCGCCGATAGGCAGCAGAGCCTGTATGGCAGGCTCTGCGTTCGGTATATTAAAATTCTGTTTTTTGCTTGAATTGCATAGTGTTTTTTATAATATTGTTAATATTGTTGTGCTTTGCTGTTTGTGTCTGTTTTTTTGTTGCGGGATATGTGTTTATTGGTTGTGCTTTAATTTAGTTGTTAAAACGGTTTTAATATGTTACACTGTTTGTCCAAATTAATTATTATTTTTTAGGGGGAAAAATGAGTAATAAATATGTTTATTTTTTTGGCAATGGTATGGCCGAGGGAGCTGCTTCTATGCGAGAACTCCTTGGTGGTAAGGGTGCCAATCTTGCAGAGATGACTTCGCTTGGTATTCCTGTGCCAGCGGGGTTTACTATTTCTACAGAGGTTTGCCAGCTCTATTATGAGAATGGTAGGTCTTATACAGATGAGATTGTAAAACAGGTAGAGGAAAATCTGATAAGGCTTGAGAAGGCTATGGGGCATGAGCTTGGTAATCCTGATAATCCGCTTTTTGTTTCTGTGCGCTCGGGTGCAGCAATCTCCATGCCTGGGATGATGGAGACTATTCTCAATCTTGGAATGAATGATGAGACTGTTGTGGGTTTTGCTTCCCAGACTTCTAATGAGCGGCTTGCTTGGGATTCTTATAGAAGGTTTATCCAGATGTACGGCAGTGTTGCTAAGGATATCCCTCATCATGATTTTGAGGAAATTTTGGCTGCTCTTAAGAAGGAGAAGGGTGTTGAGCTTGATACTGAGCTTGATGCTGAGGATCTCAAGGAGCTTGTGTCAAGGTATAAGGAGCTTTATAAGAGGGTCAAGGGCGAGGATTTCCCTCAGGATACAAAGGTACAGTTATGGGGTGCTATAGATGCTGTTTTTAACTCCTGGGAGAACGAAAGGGCTATCAAGTACAGGCAGATTAATAATATTAAGGGGCTCAAGGGTACTGCGGTCAATGTACAGGCTATGGTTTTTGGTAATTTTGGCGAGGATTCTGGTACTGGGGTTTGTTTTTCCCGTGATCCTTCTACGGGTGAGAATGTTTTTTATGGTGAGTTTCTTATGAATGCTCAGGGTGAGGATGTTGTTGCAGGTATCAGGACTCCTGAGAAACTTTCTACCCTTGCAGAGAAAAATCCTGAGATTTATAGGCAGCTTGAAGATGTAAAGAATAGGCTTGAGAAGCATTATAAGGATATGCAGGATATGGAGTTTACCATAGAGCATGGTAAGCTTTATATACTGCAGACAAGAAATGGTAAGAGAACAGGCCGTGCTGCTGTAAAGATTGCTCTGGATATGCATAAAGAAGGTCTTATCAGCAGGGAAGAGGCTGTCATGAGAGTTACTCCTGCCCAGATAGATCAGCTTCTTCATCCTATGATTGCAGCTTCTGATAGAAAGTCCAATAAGGCTATTGCTAAGGGGCTCAATGCTTCTCCCGGAGCTGCATGCGGTAAGATTGTCTTTACTGCATCTGAGGCTGAGAAAGAGGCTGAGAAAGGAGAGAAGGTTATACTGGTAAGAAAAGAAACTTCTCCCGAGGATATAGGGGGTATGCATGCTGCTCAGGGAATTCTTACTTCTACAGGTGGTATGACAAGCCATGCTGCTGTTGTTGCAAGGGGTATGGGGAAGCCAAGTGTTGTTGGTTGTAAGGATGTTGTTATTGATGGTGATTCCTGTCTCATATCTGGTCAAAGCTTTAATAAGGGTGATTGGGTTACAATAGACGGTGGTACGGGTGAAGTATTTGCTGGTAGATTGAATCTTGTCCCGCCTGCTATCACAGACGAGCTTAAGGAGTTTCTCTCTTGGGTTGATGAAATCAGGCTTTCTGCGAAAAGAAAGAATTGCCCGGAGAAGGGTTTTAAGGTCAGAACCAACGCTGATACGCCGGAGGATGCTCGTAAGGCCAGGGATTTTGGTGCGGAGGGTATAGGCTTGTGTAGAACAGAGCATATGTTCTTTGAGAAGGGCAAAATAGAAGCGTTTCGCGAGATGATTATTGCAGACTCGGAGATTTCAAGAAAAAAGGCGCTTGAAAAGATTCTTCCTCTTCAGAAAAAGGATTTTACTGGTATTTTTAAGGAAATGGCAGGGTTGCCGGTTACCATAAGGCTTCTAGATCCTCCTCTCCATGAGTTTGTCCATATGTCTCATTCGGAACTCGAGGAACTTTCCATGACTTCCGGTATTCCTCAGGATGTGATAAGGCAGAGGATAGATGCTCTCAAGGAGCAGAATCCCATGCTGGGTCACAGGGGCTGCCGTCTGGGTATAACCTATCCAGAGATTTATGAGATGCAGGCAGAGGCAATCCTGAGTGCAGCATGTGAGGTTGCTGTATCAGGTGAGTCTGTAATACCTGAGATTATGATTCCGCTTGTGGGTTCTGTAAAAGAGCTTGTATACCTTAAAGAGCGGATAGTTGCTGTTGCAGACAGGGTTATTGCATCTTATGGTGCGACTGTTACGTATAAAGTGGGTACAATGATTGAGGTGCCGCGTGCTGCTCTTGTTGCGGATAAGATTGCAGAGCATGCTGAGTTTTTCTCCTTCGGCACCAATGATCTTACTCAGATGACTTTTGGTTTTTCTCGCGATGATGTGGGGTCTTTTTTGCCGGACTATCTTAAGCTTGACATGTTTGAGGTTGATCCCTTTGCTTCTCTTGATACGGAGGGTGTGGGGCAGCTTGTTGCTCTCGCTGCTCAGAGAGGAAGAAACACACGTCCTGATATCAAGCTTGGTATATGCGGAGAGCATGGTGGGGATCCTTCATCTATAGAATTTTGCTATAAGACAGGGCTCAACTATGTTTCTTGTTCTCCTTATAGAGTGCCTATTGCAAGGCTTGCTGCAGCACAGGCTGTTATAAAAAACAAGGATGTCTGATAAAAAACAGGATGGTTGTTACAAGGAGGAGCGGGTATTTGCTCCTCCTCTTTTGCATGAGGTTTATGATCTTCTCTTTTCTGTCTACGGGCCACAAGGCTGGTGGCCTCTTGTATCAAAAGCCGGCAGGGATGGTTTTGACTGCAATGGTTATCATCCGGGGATTGTTTATGTACCGGATTTTTATGAAGCCTTTGAAATTGCGGCAGGGGCTGTACTGGTGCAGAATACTGCTTGGAGCAATGCTTCTATTGCAGTAAAGGCGCTGTATGATGCAAGTCTGCTTTCTCCTGTAAGGCTTGCGGATACGGATACGGAGAGTCTTTTTCCTATTGTGCGTTCTAGCGGTTATTTTAGGCAGAAGTCTATCCGACTAAAGGCGCTAGCATCTTTTTTTGCAGGTTTATCGAGTCCTCCTACCAGAGCAGAGCTTATGGATATAAAGGGGATAGGTAAAGAAACTGCGGATTCTATTCTTCTCTATGGTTTTGATAAGCCTTTTTTTGTTGTGGATGCATATACCAGAAGGATTTTTTACAGGCTGGGATATCTTTCAGATGAAAAGGCTTCCTACGACTTTGTTGCTTCTGTGTTCACAGAGGTCCTTGACAAGGATACCGAGCTGTACAGAGAGTATCATGCCCTTATTGTGGAGCATGCCAAGCGATATTGCAGAAAAAAGCCATGCTGCCATGGTTGTCCTCTTGCGAACAGGTGTGCATATTACAAAGATAGAACGTCAGAGAGTTCTGCTGCAGATAGATTATAAGAGAAAAGCTCTGCAAAATGTCTTGCATAGATAGTGGCTATTTCTTCCAGACTGTATGTTGTACCTGTTTCTTTTTCTATGCTTGTTACACCTCTATCTTTTATGCCGCAGGGGACAATCCAGTCAAAACAGGATAGGTCTGTTGTAACATTGAGGGCAAGACCGTGCATTGTAACCCTGTCTCTTATTGCGATTCCCAGTGCCATTATCTTATCATTCCCTGTCCATACACCTGGATGTTTCTCATCACGTCCTGCTTTTATGCCCACTTCTGACAAAGCTCTTATTGCAGCTTCTTCTATGTCATGTACGAGTTTTTTTACAGAGAGGCCTTTTTGTATTTTTATTATAAAGTATATGACAAGTTGTCCTGGCCCATGATAGGTAACTTCTCCTCCACGTTCTGTCTTATAAACAGAAACGGATTTTGCTTTGAGCTCTTCTTGCGACAGCAGTATTAGCTCCGATTTGTTGCGTGTTCCCATAGTTATTACGTGGGGATGCTCTACTATGAGGATGGTATCTATTATTTTATCTTCTTTTCTAAGTGTATGGAGCCTGTGCTGTATATCCCATGCTTCTTTGTAATCCATATAACCCAGTTGTATTATATTTGCCTTTTGCATATCCATTGCCTTTTAACACATAAGTATATATAATTGCCAGCTATGAGTATACCACAAAAACCAGTAAGTTCGCAGTGGGCGGATGTTGCCGCCTTTAGAATACTGCAGGAAAAGGGCGATAAAGAGCAATATGTTTGCGCATCCGGTATAACCCCCTCCGGAACCGTCCACATAGGAAATTTTAGAGAAATAATAAGTGTTGATCTTGTAGTGAGGGCATTGAGAAACTTGGGTAAAAAAGTGCGGTTTATATATTCCTGGGACGAATATGATGTTTTTAGAAAAGTTCCCAAGAATATGCCTGACCCGCAAAAACTTGAAAAGTATCTGAGATGGCCTATAACTCTGGTGCCAGATCCTTGGGGCAAGGAAGACTCGTATGCAAGAGCCCATGAGAAAGAGGTGGAAAAGCTCTTGCCTCTTGTGGGTATAGAGCCTGAGTTTATATACCAGGCAAAGGAATATAATTCCTGCCGGTATGCGGAGGGCATAAAAAAAGCTCTGGAAAAAAGAGAAGTCATAATGAAGATTCTCAATCAGTACAGAAAAGAGCCTCTCGCTTCTGACTGGCAGCCTGTAAGCATATTTTGTTCTTCCTGTAATAGGGACACAACCAGTGTATCCGACTGGGACGGAGAATATGGACTTTCCTACTCCTGTCAATCTTGCGGACACAGTGAGATAATGGATTTTAGAAAGCAGGGGAATGTAAAGCTTCTTTGGCGTATTGACTGGCCTATGCGTTGGAGAGAAGAACAG
This sequence is a window from Spirochaetia bacterium 38H-sp. Protein-coding genes within it:
- a CDS encoding 7TM diverse intracellular signaling domain-containing protein translates to MNHKKSLLAYILWLILLIPIHAQDIYISPQELIKGTDLYPVCDFYWGKLLESTDGVTPTLSGIKPDMWVHYTNPDTGNPFPAQGVASYVFKIKLQTFPVSKPLAIRIKNASSAVRIIAGGHTILEIGHISNNLTMLRESMQTTMGGFYPPAKEFYLIVQIANKTDFSGGIRTLPHIGYLSTISRKHIINLVLDTLVMASIMVIALYHLILFSARKEARDYGFLFFALFSFAIGLRAGLTESRVLHMLLPYVSIAILIKIEIAAVYLAAGSIVVFFHFLFPSEEYRTFSKLTYGVNTLSILLTIVLPVKSLAYYHFIYLVYLAFTALILLIWLGRALKNKRESSLLFTVAFAILALGVINDSLFNGLGIGTGFISQYTLAIFLLFQALIQARRYSSMYISIKENAERTENLARVYRAFVPFELLKLLGVEKPEELEGNEYEKKDIAVLSVSLIPIVGASEEIEPEDMQSFLNSYIRHLIPVVHRHRGLIRGFSGERMLILFPDNHEDAILCAEELYYTIKEYNQGRKRAGYQSAHLIIGGAAGEATFTIVGDNTHMEVTGVGRVFPDAMIVEEIAPVLGSCALISQNLFPAVARLEKNNVRFVGRYKKDNKVISLFEIITEEDSAKLSLISEFERALYYYFSGELDKAEDGFSLLLARNPDDKAAAFYLGRILKLIGKRKDSMELTPYPELQ
- the ppdK gene encoding pyruvate, phosphate dikinase; the protein is MSNKYVYFFGNGMAEGAASMRELLGGKGANLAEMTSLGIPVPAGFTISTEVCQLYYENGRSYTDEIVKQVEENLIRLEKAMGHELGNPDNPLFVSVRSGAAISMPGMMETILNLGMNDETVVGFASQTSNERLAWDSYRRFIQMYGSVAKDIPHHDFEEILAALKKEKGVELDTELDAEDLKELVSRYKELYKRVKGEDFPQDTKVQLWGAIDAVFNSWENERAIKYRQINNIKGLKGTAVNVQAMVFGNFGEDSGTGVCFSRDPSTGENVFYGEFLMNAQGEDVVAGIRTPEKLSTLAEKNPEIYRQLEDVKNRLEKHYKDMQDMEFTIEHGKLYILQTRNGKRTGRAAVKIALDMHKEGLISREEAVMRVTPAQIDQLLHPMIAASDRKSNKAIAKGLNASPGAACGKIVFTASEAEKEAEKGEKVILVRKETSPEDIGGMHAAQGILTSTGGMTSHAAVVARGMGKPSVVGCKDVVIDGDSCLISGQSFNKGDWVTIDGGTGEVFAGRLNLVPPAITDELKEFLSWVDEIRLSAKRKNCPEKGFKVRTNADTPEDARKARDFGAEGIGLCRTEHMFFEKGKIEAFREMIIADSEISRKKALEKILPLQKKDFTGIFKEMAGLPVTIRLLDPPLHEFVHMSHSELEELSMTSGIPQDVIRQRIDALKEQNPMLGHRGCRLGITYPEIYEMQAEAILSAACEVAVSGESVIPEIMIPLVGSVKELVYLKERIVAVADRVIASYGATVTYKVGTMIEVPRAALVADKIAEHAEFFSFGTNDLTQMTFGFSRDDVGSFLPDYLKLDMFEVDPFASLDTEGVGQLVALAAQRGRNTRPDIKLGICGEHGGDPSSIEFCYKTGLNYVSCSPYRVPIARLAAAQAVIKNKDV
- a CDS encoding DNA repair protein, with product MSDKKQDGCYKEERVFAPPLLHEVYDLLFSVYGPQGWWPLVSKAGRDGFDCNGYHPGIVYVPDFYEAFEIAAGAVLVQNTAWSNASIAVKALYDASLLSPVRLADTDTESLFPIVRSSGYFRQKSIRLKALASFFAGLSSPPTRAELMDIKGIGKETADSILLYGFDKPFFVVDAYTRRIFYRLGYLSDEKASYDFVASVFTEVLDKDTELYREYHALIVEHAKRYCRKKPCCHGCPLANRCAYYKDRTSESSAADRL
- the lipB gene encoding lipoyl(octanoyl) transferase LipB — encoded protein: MDMQKANIIQLGYMDYKEAWDIQHRLHTLRKEDKIIDTILIVEHPHVITMGTRNKSELILLSQEELKAKSVSVYKTERGGEVTYHGPGQLVIYFIIKIQKGLSVKKLVHDIEEAAIRALSEVGIKAGRDEKHPGVWTGNDKIMALGIAIRDRVTMHGLALNVTTDLSCFDWIVPCGIKDRGVTSIEKETGTTYSLEEIATIYARHFAELFSYNLSAAELSDVLSL